The genomic interval GCTGGCTGGACTGCTCCAGAGGAACAAGCTGAACCAGAaactggagggggtggagcgaGAGATGAGCCAGCGCAGCGCCGGAGGGGTGGAGCATCTCTACAACGAGGAGGAGCACAGCGTGGAGTCACGACGCCTCGTCTCCGAGGACTCCGCCCACTACATCCTCATCAAAGGTGCACGTCTCTCTGCGTCTTAGCCATTTGAAATAGTCTGGAGACATTGTTCCTCatcgtgggtgtgtgcgtgtgcttcccAGGCtctaagaagagagagaaggttccAGAGAGCCAGCCCGCCGCCCTGCCCTGGGCTGGTGGGCCCCTCtcagggaggaagaggcaggggggaggggggaggccggAGCCCCTGTGGCGCCCCATCTCAGAAGAGGGGCCCGATGAGGTGTCAGGTCCCTCACCGAAAGTCCCCAAGCTCTCCCCGTCCCTTCGGAGCGAGGCAgcggccccctccccccgcacacTGCAGGCCATCGAGGCTGCCATGGTTGACAGCtttgacgaggaggaagaggaggagggcagaggggagggtgtggtggagggTGTCCAGGGGCTCGCGGGGGGGGACGTGTCTCCACGTACACTCCTCGCCATCCGCCAagccctgggagaggaggatgacctGCCCCCGTCAAAGACCCCGACTGGCAGCTTCCCCGTCCAGCGTCCCGCGCATAGATTAGTCATTAGCAGCAGTTcagaggaggagccagagggCGAGGGCCAACCCCTCATTAAGACCTTAACCAATGAGGACCGGCTCGGATTCAGGAAACACCGCCCAGACCTGATCCTTCCGATGGACAGTGTGGTGTTGAGCAGctcagaggaggagctggaggaggccttGAGCCAGAGGAGCAGAGCGTTCCTCTCCACAGCACTGGGACACTCGGAAGGACGTGCGAGCACAGAGAGAATcagggacggagggatggagagggaaaaACCgaaggagaaagatggagagatgggctGTCTGCTTTCTACTGGAGGGGATGACaaggagaggccaggggaggcagggggtcaGAAGGAGAGGTCTGGTCCTAAAGGAGGGGTTGTTACAGAACCAAGATCCCTCCCTAGCACAGTGTCACCTCCACCATCTGGGTCCTCTCTGAATGGAGCTGAGGGGGCAAGAACCAGCCCAATAACACTCACCCGACTCTCtccaaaggaggagaggaatggacaGAGTGAGGAATGGCAGGCGAGGAATGACGAGATTACAGAGACAATGGACAGTGAAGACAGCGACTCAGAAGGTAAAGGTTGCAAGGTGTTTTTCCTTGAATGTCAGGACTGGGTATCAATGTGCTCCTAAACATTTTCGAGCAGATACCAATTGTTGTCGTGATACCCGGTTCCTCCTGTGTTTCAGACGGCTTCATCGAGATttctgggggggaggagcccaaggaggaggagacgggtgATTCGCTGACAGAGATGGGGGGTGGAGCTCCCTCTGCGGAGGACCACGAAGACATGACCAaaaccgaggaggaggaggaggaggaaggtgggaCCGAGGGACTAAGCGGTGAAGGTGCTGccctgggagagggggatgagaaggaAGACAGCGAAGATGCACATCAAGACCCTCAGCCTTCTAACaagtccagcccagcccccgACCTGGCACCCAATGAGTGGGAACACATCGATGTGGTGAGCTCAGATCTAGATAGACAGACCTCTCCTAATGGGGAATGCAGCCATCTCTGTTAAGATTCTTTTTCTGTACCTCATGAATGTGGATCGCTATGCTGCAGCTAGGAACACCTGCTCAGGAAGGAAGTAAACCAGACCGGAAACTCCTTTACTCTCCTGTTTTCTCATGTGCAGctgttaaagtaaaaaaaaaaaagagtttgcAGTGTGCAGTGCTAACAAGCAGCGGCAACAGAGTGGCTTTTGTTTGTGAACCCTTTTGTTGAGAATGTTCAATGGCCAAATTTGAGATGAGTGGATGCAGTACCTGTGCtgtcctgcagggggagctggcGGCGCTGGAGAGCTCCCTGCAggcccagcagagcagcctgacgGAGCAGAAACAGCAGCAGGAGAGGTTCGCTGCCACCGTCACCGGACAGATGTGTCTGGAGAGCCAGGTGACACGctgtctacacgcacacacctggacaTCATGATATACACATGTCCTGAAGGGGCAACACAGAAAAGTTGAAGTTATATATTATGTAGAGATGATTTCAAATGGCTGTGTGATGCTTCACGTTCCAGAGAAAGTGCCtcataggctgtgtgtgtgtgtgtgtgtgtgtgtgtggaggaggcaggggcggTCTCTGGAACACACCCAACCAGCTTCTGCCCTCTCCAAACCCCACACAGCCCAACGCCATGACACCATGTTGTGCACAAAACAATTTATGACCATGCCACACAAGCATCTCTCACTTTCTCGCTCTCACCCTAatttactgtctctctctccctctctggcagTCCCTCTAATCAAAACAACACATCAAACAGCGTTCCATATTTAGCAGGATCCCTCTAGGGCTCCTGTGTGGGGATAATAAGCTGCTGAAAGTGGGGTCATGGGGACTGGATTCAGGTGTCAGAGTGACTATGCATCTAATCCCCTAAAAGTGTCTTTGTTTACCACTCCAGGGAGCTACTAGCTCTCTCCAACCAGACAGAGATCCCTCCCCGCCCTACCTTAGACACACtcgcacacccccacacacactgtttcccCTCGAGCAGTAATTCCGTAAAGGTGTCCCATTGCTGTCTTCCATGCGATTCGGGAAAAAAGATGATtgttaaaggtgtgtgtgtttgtgtgtgtgcggtcccccccccccccccttcaggaGCTGCTGCGCCTGTTTGGCGTGCCCTTCCTGGTGGCGCCCATGGAGGCGGAGGCCCAGTGTGCGTCGCTGGACCGGGCCGACCAGACGCACGGCACCATCACGGACGACAGCGACGTGTGGCTCTTCGGAGGACGCCACGTCTACAAGAACTTCTTCAGCCAGAACAAATACGTGGAGCATTACCAGTATGTGGACCTGCAGAACCAACTGGGTtagttttgagtgtgtgtgtgtctgtgttttaatTAGCCCACAGCAATAAATCAAGGGCAGGATAAGCGATGATGTTGATGAAGCTGGTCTCTGATAGGTGTGTTGTGTCAGCACTGGAGCAGGTGCAgggatgcgggggggggggggggcagtgatgaTGGGCCACTTCATAACAACCATACTAGGGCCAAACCCACAACGACCATACCATCCaaaccccctcatcccccccccccctctctctctgtccctctgtgccCTCTGTGTGGGGGGGCTGCAGGTCTGGACAGGACCAAGCTGATCAACCTGGCCTACCTGCTGGGGAGTGACTATACGGAGGGGGTCCCAGGGGTGGGCTACGTCTCTGGGATGGAGATCCTCAACGAGTTCCCCGGACCAGGCATCGAGCCCCTCCTGCAGTtcaggtgagtgagtgtgtgtgtgcgcgtgctctGTTCAGGTGAGGTAGTGTGAGCCTATGTATTCCGATGTGTCTTTAACCCCAGCGTTCAAGCTaaaagagactgtgtgtgtggtgtcttccCAGTGACTGGTGGGCCCAGGCCCAGCAGGAGAGGCGCCTGGTGTCGGACCCCCGGGACACCAAGGTGAAGAGGAAGCTGAGAGGGCTGAAGCTGCAGCCAGGCTTCCCCAACCCTGCCGTGGCCCACGCCTACCTGCAGCCCCCCGTCGACCAGTCAGACGGCTCCTTCTCCTGGGGGCTCCCACACCTCGACCTCATCAAGGAatatcctttgtgtgtgtgtgtgtgtgtgtatacgtgcctGTGTGCGCACCTGTatttgtctctgtatgtgtgtgtgtctgtgtttgtctcgtgtgtgtgtgtgtgtggtttctttCCTTGACCGCTGGAACGTTCTGCCTGAGTCGGTTTGGTTGGAACAGCAGGAAGACCGAGGAGGTTCTCCGGCCTGTCCTCAAGCAGCTCAAGACACAGCAGGTGAGAGAGCACTTCACACTGAAGGGGAGATTGACTCAACCTCTTTCGAACCAGATTCCACTCTCCCGACAATCCTTTTTTGCAGTAGAAGCCCGGCTGAacatcaactctctctttctctctctctctctctctctctctctctctctctctctctctctctctctctctctctctctctctctctctctctctctctctctctctctctctctctcacacacactgcctctcttactgtctctcgCTGTCTAACTCTgcctttcccccccctccctgcagacTCAGTCGCGCATCGACTCGTTCTTCCGCCtggagcagcaggagaggcaggccaTCCGCAGCCAGAGGCTCCGGCGCGCCATCACCTGTCTGAAGAGGAAGgacggaggggcggagggggagggggacagtgaACCAGAGGACACCAAGTCAAAGTCCAAGAAAGGGAAGGGGCGAAAGCagcagaaaggaggaggagaggaggggaaggaggccccaggggggtctggaggaggctTTCTGGGCTCAGAGCTTGCAGAACCTGCTTTTGGGCTGATAGAGGATGTGGGAGGGGCCAGCCAGAAGGGGAATCCCGCCCCCCGGCCTAATAAGGGCGTGTCCCAGCCTAAGCCCCACCCACAGAGCCAGAGCAGTAGTTCAGGGGAAGACTGTGAAGGTGACAGCAGGGTCACCATGGTAACTGCCCGGTCTGTGTTTGAGGGAAATCCACGAGGCCGGGGGggaagaggtagggggggtaaaGGGCGGGTCAGAGGCAGGGGCACAAAGGCTCAATGAACTTTGAACTGACTGTCAGAGGGGACAAGAATGGAACTTCAGTACGCAAAAAAATACGAAGCATTCTGGGAATGGTAAACATTTTGAATGACACATACTGAATCACACCCTCATACCCAATGATATTGTTGAGCAGTTGAAGGAGGGATGTCATCAATATGTCTATTTATACATGGAAGGAGAAATTCTGGAGGAATAAATGAACATGTCTTTTTCATACTACCTACTGTGTCCTAGTCTATTGTCATAAACTGCTGCTTTAGGGTAGCGggtaggggagtcagatggctgagcggttagggagtggttagggaatcgggctattaatcagaagattgccggttcgattcttgaccgtttcaaatgacgttgtgtccttgggcaaggcacttaaccctacttgcctcggggggaatgtccctgtacttactgtaagtacctctggataagagcgtcggctaaatgactaaatgttaatgtaatgtAGCATGCAAGCCCAAAGTAGTTGAAGCACAATTCACAGTCCACATGCAAAGTCCCCAGTGGATAGATCAATTACAGGATCTTCTACAGGTCTCAGCACACAGGTTAGTCCTGCCTTGTCGATTGGTTAACAGTCTGACTGGCAGGTCAGGGCTGGCTGACATTCAGCGGGACTGTATTTCAATCCTTTGAAAGACCTGTCTCTGTCAACAACTGCTCCACAGTCGTCACACTTCCCTCTGAATCCGTGCTGGTGCTTTTATCTCGCCACACCATTTCTCTTTTCCGGTTTCACTTTCTCAAACCTCTGTCAGGCCTCTTCAgcagacgctctctctctccgatctccttccctctctttttcctccctttttcccctctctgtctcttcttgaCCTGTTTCAGTCAGTGCAGCTGCTGGCATCTATAAGTAGACGTGTGTtggaggtggtgttggtggtggtggggcagggggggggggggggggcgcagagagagaggggtagggacaCAGAGGAAATGTAAGAGGGATAGAAAGGGATGGTAAGAGATAGTGGGggcagattggagagagagatagaggaacagagcaaatgggggggggggggggggtgggggtggtgggggcatcAGTGGACACAACAGTTTCAATGAGCCCAGAGCCTGGGGTGTCCTGAAGACCAAACCACCAGTAGGACAAACACCTGCTCCCGGGCACACCGTGGCCCAGACTCTGAGAAGCACCCCTGAGGATAGCCAACCCCTCCGAGTTCCACATCACCCCAGACATGGAGACCCACCTGGCACAGTCTACAGGACAGACTCCGACCAAAACCCCAGCTGAAGGTGAACCCTACACACACTGACCGTGGTTTACAGGGCTCTGCATGTCGTGGGAGGAAACATCAGTTAGCATGAAAGTCTTCCTGTTATGCTTGAGTATGTGAGCATTGTGAGTAATCTACATTTGAATGCGCTGTATTTAATATCCAAGTTTGAAATGACTAAGAGGGTATGTTTGCCTTGCGTCAGGCTGGTGAGGGGTGGTCTAAGTGGTGACAGATTTGTTTTTGGTGTGTGGTTAGgtacctttacacacacacacacacacacacacacaccgacacagtgAGACTATAAAGTGAGTTTATGGACCGTTTATTGTCGGCCCTTCTCCCTGTTGCATAACTCTACAGTTGTTCATCACACAGGCCACAAATAACTGTATCAGTGAAGCCTCTGTGTTCGCCGGGTGCAGGCAGAGGGTTAGCATTACACACATGAGGACATTCTTGGACATACTCTCGTTCTGGCTCTAGAGTTACTAATGGAGGTTTCGTGTAGAGAGGTAAAAGGATAGGCAAGCTTTGTTTAAAAATGGGAAATGGGAAATATAAGGTTATGTTGGGATCAATTACCACTCGTTGTTACGGTTTGAAAAGCCTCAAAGAAAATGTCAAGGTCTGTAAAACGAGACCAGGGGATTcctacagccccccctcctcaacccctCCCTCATGACAGGAGAGCTTCCCTTGGTTTAACCCTTGCGTGTGCTGGCGGTTGCCTTGGCAGATGTTGCCGTGGACGCAGAGCTGGAGCACGCCATCATGGAGCGCCGCTTCTGTCCGCCTGTCATCACCACGCAGATGTGGGAGGGCTTCACCTACGCCGACTCCCAGATCCGCATCACCGAGTCGACCGGCTGCTACGGAGCCGTGCTCTGGCCCTCTGTAcgcctttatgtctctctctcctctcctctccctctgtacgcctttatgtctctctctcctctcctctccctctgtacgcctttatgtctctctctcctctcctctccctctgtacgcctttatgtctctctctcctctcctctccctctgtacgCCTttatgtctccctctcctctccctctgtacgcctttatgtctctctctctatctctcctctccctctgtatgcctttacgtctctctctcctctccctcctcctccctcctcctccctatcttCTGGGCCCCTGCCATCCCTAAACAAGGCGCAGATGTGCCCCCTTGGCACTTGCACGGGGACTCGAGGAGGGACTTAGATGTGTGTTGGTAGATTAGCCAGCTAGAACTGTAAACTGCTTTGTCATATCTCTCCCACCACTCCCATCTATAGTATTGCATGGAGGGGGTTAAATAGGAGGGAGGTTGGCGGACAACATATATTATCCTCCTTATCTCTACATACTTCTATGTCGTTTAGGCATCAGTCATGTGCTATCTGCTGGATGTGAACCGTGACAAATACAACCTGACTGACAAGAACGTCATCGAACTAGGTGCCGGAACCGGATTGGTATCCATAGTAACCAGCCTGCTGGGTAAGACTGTGCAAATCCAACACTGCATAGAGTTCTAGAACAGAACTGTGTCCTGTGGCAGTTTCTATTTATACTATCTCTCCACTTTTCCTCATTTCATATTTTCACAGCCTaacctcccgctctctcccacccaccaaGGTGCCAAGGTAACCTCCACTGACCTTCCAAATATCCTGGGGAACTTGCAGTACAATATTAGCCGTAACACTAGAGGGCGCTGCAGACACACCCCCAAGGTCACAGAGCTCATCTGGGGCCAGGAGCTGGAGCAACGCTTCCCCCAAGCCAGCAGTCACTTCGACTACATCCTGGCTGCTGATGTGGTGTATGCTCACCCCTATCTGGAGGAGCTGATGCAGACATTCGAGCACCTGTGTCAGGAGGGCACGGAGATCCTCTGGGCCATGCGCTTCCGGCTGGACAAGGAGAACACCTTCGTGGAGCGCTTCCAGAGCCGCTtccaggtggaggaggtgtaCAACCTGCCCAGCCTCTGCATCAAGCTGTACCGAGcctggaggagggtggacccTCGGGGGCCTGCCTGAGCGACtggtggaagtgtgtgtatgttacgtgtgtgtgtgtgtgtgtgtgtacagttcatATTACCAAAAAATCCCAAAAGTGCTTACAAGAATAATATGACAAAAGTATGACATCATATAGATACCTAAAAAACTGTGACTTATTTTTACGTTTGTATGCGGTATGTCGCTTTTTATTGATTGTATTGTATATTATGCTTCCTatataaagatttttttttttattctataGAAGCTATTGTATGATATTGAAAAACGGACTTACTGTATATTCCTACCCTTTCTCCAGACCATAGCATAATAGTTTTATTGTAAACGTTTTgtataatacaaaaaaaaaaattgatgtACAATATCAGATATTGTTTATTTAATAAACCTTTTTTATAACACACATGTTAAATAAACATAGTTTATTCTCGATTTTTGCTTGTTATTCTAGTAGAAACTAGAGGCCAAGAAGATATCTCTGGTCTAACTGACCTTAATGCGTTGGCTAAATCATCTACAGACATCCACTCTCCTCTTTAAGTCTGCAGACGACAGATGGGATTCCTTAGGGTTTCCTCTTGGCAGGGATCCCCTTCATCTCACCACTGAGCTCCAGCCACTGATCTCACTGTTGTGGCACAGCCCACCATGGTTGACCTTATCAAATGTAATGACAGCTTAATTTGCCTCCAATGATAAAAATATACATTCATGGAGATGGTAGTCTGTTTCCCATAATATGATGCTGGTTGGTTGTACTATTTTGGTAAACAATATAAAACACATCTGTATACATATGTAAAATTCCCTTCCTAGGAACACTTTTTGAAACGAATTGAAATTACATTTTCAGATGGCCATACCCAATTTCTTTATTTAATCTCATTACTCATCAGATATGTTGTGAATGTGACAGTGATAGCCACAGTAATAAACTAGCTTATAAATCTCTACATGAAGCTCAGTTTCAGGTTGTAATTTTGCCTGATTTTTTTCTGCTTCTCATGTAGTCTCCCATGAGGCTAtgtgagagcagagagggagaggagagggatggataaAACCACAAGCCAAGGTTTTGGTCATCAGATTCAGACTACGTGATCATTTTTAGTAAGCCACATGATCGAGGACATAGGATATACAAAATTCTTAGTCCATTACATAAAGTCATACACACCATCACAAGGCAAGAAAGCAACCTTGTTTGGAAACAGAGTTGAAATCAATGTAATATCCTCATGATATCAGATaaagaatacatttacattttacatgtatttatttagcagacattgaacatacattgtgaaaagcaaataagtgccaattggtggaaccagaagagggccagacaggaagagggcCAGAAGGCCAGacaggaagaaggagaagaagaatataaaattaaaataaaacagtAAATCTGCTGTATTGATTATTACTATGAATAgaaaaaaataactttgaagaTCTGCCTTGGCAAGATGTTCTTTGTCCAAAGAAGGCCACCTCACAACAACAATAAACCTGTCAGAGTTGGACCATGACAACAACCCAGATGCTACTGTAAGGTCTCCATGACCCTGTCTCAACCCTTAATATCCAGCTATGTAGGCCACGACATACCAAGCCATCTgaagtaggggagggggggctgtgtgggatTGTGAAATGTGAAATGAATAATTAGGACAGGACATCAGAGCAGAGTCAGATACAGTGTTAATTGAATCTTGAGTGTGGGATCAGGTGTTTAGAGGGGTGGGGTTCATGTGCATGATGTCACTTTAACCAGGATCATGGTTGAGAGAGCTCCTTGGATTCTGGGGATCCAATCCAACTGCCTCATCTTGTTACAAGTTGGAGAGGCAGAAACACTGACGGTGAAGGAGAGACACAGCCTCTCTGAgggcaagggtgtgtgtgtgccaaacaCGGTGGTTCGTTTTTAAACTAGACAAAAATAAACTGTTTTATCGACATCTTTTGATAAAACCTGACTCATCCAC from Osmerus eperlanus chromosome 21, fOsmEpe2.1, whole genome shotgun sequence carries:
- the ercc5 gene encoding DNA excision repair protein ERCC-5 homolog, whose protein sequence is MGVHGLWKLLESTGKTINPETLEGKILAVDISIWLNQAVKGVRDREGNSVQNAHLLTLFHRLCKLLYFRIKPVFVFDGDAPLLKKQTLNLRRQRKEELNRESKQTNEKLLKTFLKRQAIKAALGERSTEPLPSISGVRRDEVDDMYVLPALPPQEEREKNSSEEEEEKEWEDMVDSHRIYQEELNENPNSVDINSEEFASLPPEVKHEILKDMKEFSKRRRTMYHKPPECSGEFSQYQLAGLLQRNKLNQKLEGVEREMSQRSAGGVEHLYNEEEHSVESRRLVSEDSAHYILIKGSKKREKVPESQPAALPWAGGPLSGRKRQGGGGRPEPLWRPISEEGPDEVSGPSPKVPKLSPSLRSEAAAPSPRTLQAIEAAMVDSFDEEEEEEGRGEGVVEGVQGLAGGDVSPRTLLAIRQALGEEDDLPPSKTPTGSFPVQRPAHRLVISSSSEEEPEGEGQPLIKTLTNEDRLGFRKHRPDLILPMDSVVLSSSEEELEEALSQRSRAFLSTALGHSEGRASTERIRDGGMEREKPKEKDGEMGCLLSTGGDDKERPGEAGGQKERSGPKGGVVTEPRSLPSTVSPPPSGSSLNGAEGARTSPITLTRLSPKEERNGQSEEWQARNDEITETMDSEDSDSEDGFIEISGGEEPKEEETGDSLTEMGGGAPSAEDHEDMTKTEEEEEEEGGTEGLSGEGAALGEGDEKEDSEDAHQDPQPSNKSSPAPDLAPNEWEHIDVGELAALESSLQAQQSSLTEQKQQQERFAATVTGQMCLESQELLRLFGVPFLVAPMEAEAQCASLDRADQTHGTITDDSDVWLFGGRHVYKNFFSQNKYVEHYQYVDLQNQLGLDRTKLINLAYLLGSDYTEGVPGVGYVSGMEILNEFPGPGIEPLLQFSDWWAQAQQERRLVSDPRDTKVKRKLRGLKLQPGFPNPAVAHAYLQPPVDQSDGSFSWGLPHLDLIKEFCLSRFGWNSRKTEEVLRPVLKQLKTQQTQSRIDSFFRLEQQERQAIRSQRLRRAITCLKRKDGGAEGEGDSEPEDTKSKSKKGKGRKQQKGGGEEGKEAPGGSGGGFLGSELAEPAFGLIEDVGGASQKGNPAPRPNKGVSQPKPHPQSQSSSSGEDCEGDSRVTMVTARSVFEGNPRGRGGRGRGGKGRVRGRGTKAQ
- the mettl21e gene encoding methyltransferase like 21e isoform X1; its protein translation is METHLAQSTGQTPTKTPAEDVAVDAELEHAIMERRFCPPVITTQMWEGFTYADSQIRITESTGCYGAVLWPSASVMCYLLDVNRDKYNLTDKNVIELGAGTGLVSIVTSLLGAKVTSTDLPNILGNLQYNISRNTRGRCRHTPKVTELIWGQELEQRFPQASSHFDYILAADVVYAHPYLEELMQTFEHLCQEGTEILWAMRFRLDKENTFVERFQSRFQVEEVYNLPSLCIKLYRAWRRVDPRGPA
- the mettl21e gene encoding methyltransferase like 21e isoform X2; its protein translation is MKVFLLYVAVDAELEHAIMERRFCPPVITTQMWEGFTYADSQIRITESTGCYGAVLWPSASVMCYLLDVNRDKYNLTDKNVIELGAGTGLVSIVTSLLGAKVTSTDLPNILGNLQYNISRNTRGRCRHTPKVTELIWGQELEQRFPQASSHFDYILAADVVYAHPYLEELMQTFEHLCQEGTEILWAMRFRLDKENTFVERFQSRFQVEEVYNLPSLCIKLYRAWRRVDPRGPA